A single genomic interval of Daucus carota subsp. sativus chromosome 1, DH1 v3.0, whole genome shotgun sequence harbors:
- the LOC108194412 gene encoding probable beta-1,3-galactosyltransferase 8 isoform X1 codes for MSLLEFFRVLLSDNNKLIVLSRHLAVRLWPGQLVLDKDQNKKMRAKSVSGKVILALCIASFLAGSLFTNRTWTRPSESKGGISHHVDENLSLVGADCDHKRKLAEVSSFDGEFEKTNQAIQKLDDTIKSLETELIQSRTSQTARSKPVLEKTLTASKAKKAFVFIGINTAFSSRKRRDSVRETWMPTGAALSKLEKEKGIFIRFVIGHSVTPGGVLDRAVDEEEAEYKDFLRLKHVEGYHELSSKTRLYFSSIVSIWDAEFYVKVDDDVHVNLGALVNTLAQHRAKPMVYIGCMKSGPVLYKKEEKYYEPEFWKFGEEGNKYFRHATGQIYAISRGLADYISANWPILHRYANEDVSLGAWFIGLEVEHVNDRSMCCGTPPECEWKSKAGKTCVASFDWPCSGICKSVERMKFIHNICGEGDAAVWNVAL; via the exons ATGTCACTATTAG AATTTTTTAGAGTGCTGCTGAGCGATAATAACAAGCTTATAGTACTATCGCGTCATTTGGCAGTACGATTGTGGCCTGGACAGCTTGTGTTGGACAAAGACCAGAACAAGAAAATGAGGGCAAAATCTGTTTCTGGGAAGGTCATTTTGGCGCTATGCATTGCAAGTTTTCTTGCAGGTTCTCTTTTTACCAACAGGACTTGGACTCGCCCTTCAGAGAGTAAAGGCGGAATTTCTCATCATGTCGATGAGAATCTGAGCTTAGTCGGTGCTGATTGTGACCACAAGCGT AAACTGGCGGAAGTGAGTTCATTTGACGGAGAATTTGAAAAGACTAATCAAGCTATTCA GAAGCTTGATGACACTATAAAATCACTGGAAACCGAGCTGATACAGTCACGGACAAGCCAAACTGCTAGGAGTAAACCTGTGTTGGAAAAAACATTGACGGCTAGTAAAGCAAAGAAAGCCTTTGTCTTCATCGGAATCAATACAGCTTTTAGCAGCAGGAAACGTCGTGACTCTGTTCGAGAAACATGGATGCCAACAG GAGCTGCACTAAGTaagttggagaaagaaaaaGGGATTTTTATACGGTTTGTTATAGGACATAGCGTGACACCAGGTGGAGTCCTTGATCGAGCAGTTGATGAAGAAGAGGCCGAGTACAAGGATTTTCTTAGGCTAAAGCATGTCGAGGGGTACCATGAGCTGTCCAGCAAGACCAGGCTGTATTTCTCATCAATTGTTTCCATTTGGGACGCTGAATTTTATGTTAAGGTTGATGATGATGTCCATGTAAATTTGG GTGCACTAGTGAATACACTTGCCCAGCACAGAGCGAAGCCAATGGTCTACATTGGATGCATGAAATCTGGTCCAGTTCTTTACAAAAA AGAGGAGAAATACTATGAGCCGGAGTTCTGGAAATTCGGGGAAGAAGGAAACAAGTATTTCAGGCATGCTACTGGCCAAATTTATGCCATTTCCAGGGGCCTTGCTGACTACATATCAGCAAATTG GCCGATATTGCATAGATACGCCAACGAGGATGTTTCACTGGGTGCATGGTTCATTGGCTTGGAAGTTGAGCACGTTAATGACCGTTCCATGTGTTGCGGGACTCCTCCTG AATGCGAATGGAAATCTAAAGCAGGAAAAACTTGTGTGGCATCATTTGACTGGCCATGCAGCGGAATTTGCAAGTCAGTAGAGCGGATGAAATTCATTCACAATATCTGCGGAGAAGGTGATGCAGCTGTGTGGAATGTTGCTTTGTAA
- the LOC108194412 gene encoding probable beta-1,3-galactosyltransferase 8 isoform X3: MSLLVRLWPGQLVLDKDQNKKMRAKSVSGKVILALCIASFLAGSLFTNRTWTRPSESKGGISHHVDENLSLVGADCDHKRKLAEVSSFDGEFEKTNQAIQKLDDTIKSLETELIQSRTSQTARSKPVLEKTLTASKAKKAFVFIGINTAFSSRKRRDSVRETWMPTGAALSKLEKEKGIFIRFVIGHSVTPGGVLDRAVDEEEAEYKDFLRLKHVEGYHELSSKTRLYFSSIVSIWDAEFYVKVDDDVHVNLGALVNTLAQHRAKPMVYIGCMKSGPVLYKKEEKYYEPEFWKFGEEGNKYFRHATGQIYAISRGLADYISANWPILHRYANEDVSLGAWFIGLEVEHVNDRSMCCGTPPECEWKSKAGKTCVASFDWPCSGICKSVERMKFIHNICGEGDAAVWNVAL; the protein is encoded by the exons ATGTCACTATTAG TACGATTGTGGCCTGGACAGCTTGTGTTGGACAAAGACCAGAACAAGAAAATGAGGGCAAAATCTGTTTCTGGGAAGGTCATTTTGGCGCTATGCATTGCAAGTTTTCTTGCAGGTTCTCTTTTTACCAACAGGACTTGGACTCGCCCTTCAGAGAGTAAAGGCGGAATTTCTCATCATGTCGATGAGAATCTGAGCTTAGTCGGTGCTGATTGTGACCACAAGCGT AAACTGGCGGAAGTGAGTTCATTTGACGGAGAATTTGAAAAGACTAATCAAGCTATTCA GAAGCTTGATGACACTATAAAATCACTGGAAACCGAGCTGATACAGTCACGGACAAGCCAAACTGCTAGGAGTAAACCTGTGTTGGAAAAAACATTGACGGCTAGTAAAGCAAAGAAAGCCTTTGTCTTCATCGGAATCAATACAGCTTTTAGCAGCAGGAAACGTCGTGACTCTGTTCGAGAAACATGGATGCCAACAG GAGCTGCACTAAGTaagttggagaaagaaaaaGGGATTTTTATACGGTTTGTTATAGGACATAGCGTGACACCAGGTGGAGTCCTTGATCGAGCAGTTGATGAAGAAGAGGCCGAGTACAAGGATTTTCTTAGGCTAAAGCATGTCGAGGGGTACCATGAGCTGTCCAGCAAGACCAGGCTGTATTTCTCATCAATTGTTTCCATTTGGGACGCTGAATTTTATGTTAAGGTTGATGATGATGTCCATGTAAATTTGG GTGCACTAGTGAATACACTTGCCCAGCACAGAGCGAAGCCAATGGTCTACATTGGATGCATGAAATCTGGTCCAGTTCTTTACAAAAA AGAGGAGAAATACTATGAGCCGGAGTTCTGGAAATTCGGGGAAGAAGGAAACAAGTATTTCAGGCATGCTACTGGCCAAATTTATGCCATTTCCAGGGGCCTTGCTGACTACATATCAGCAAATTG GCCGATATTGCATAGATACGCCAACGAGGATGTTTCACTGGGTGCATGGTTCATTGGCTTGGAAGTTGAGCACGTTAATGACCGTTCCATGTGTTGCGGGACTCCTCCTG AATGCGAATGGAAATCTAAAGCAGGAAAAACTTGTGTGGCATCATTTGACTGGCCATGCAGCGGAATTTGCAAGTCAGTAGAGCGGATGAAATTCATTCACAATATCTGCGGAGAAGGTGATGCAGCTGTGTGGAATGTTGCTTTGTAA
- the LOC108194412 gene encoding probable beta-1,3-galactosyltransferase 8 isoform X2, with protein MSLLVLSRHLAVRLWPGQLVLDKDQNKKMRAKSVSGKVILALCIASFLAGSLFTNRTWTRPSESKGGISHHVDENLSLVGADCDHKRKLAEVSSFDGEFEKTNQAIQKLDDTIKSLETELIQSRTSQTARSKPVLEKTLTASKAKKAFVFIGINTAFSSRKRRDSVRETWMPTGAALSKLEKEKGIFIRFVIGHSVTPGGVLDRAVDEEEAEYKDFLRLKHVEGYHELSSKTRLYFSSIVSIWDAEFYVKVDDDVHVNLGALVNTLAQHRAKPMVYIGCMKSGPVLYKKEEKYYEPEFWKFGEEGNKYFRHATGQIYAISRGLADYISANWPILHRYANEDVSLGAWFIGLEVEHVNDRSMCCGTPPECEWKSKAGKTCVASFDWPCSGICKSVERMKFIHNICGEGDAAVWNVAL; from the exons ATGTCACTATTAG TACTATCGCGTCATTTGGCAGTACGATTGTGGCCTGGACAGCTTGTGTTGGACAAAGACCAGAACAAGAAAATGAGGGCAAAATCTGTTTCTGGGAAGGTCATTTTGGCGCTATGCATTGCAAGTTTTCTTGCAGGTTCTCTTTTTACCAACAGGACTTGGACTCGCCCTTCAGAGAGTAAAGGCGGAATTTCTCATCATGTCGATGAGAATCTGAGCTTAGTCGGTGCTGATTGTGACCACAAGCGT AAACTGGCGGAAGTGAGTTCATTTGACGGAGAATTTGAAAAGACTAATCAAGCTATTCA GAAGCTTGATGACACTATAAAATCACTGGAAACCGAGCTGATACAGTCACGGACAAGCCAAACTGCTAGGAGTAAACCTGTGTTGGAAAAAACATTGACGGCTAGTAAAGCAAAGAAAGCCTTTGTCTTCATCGGAATCAATACAGCTTTTAGCAGCAGGAAACGTCGTGACTCTGTTCGAGAAACATGGATGCCAACAG GAGCTGCACTAAGTaagttggagaaagaaaaaGGGATTTTTATACGGTTTGTTATAGGACATAGCGTGACACCAGGTGGAGTCCTTGATCGAGCAGTTGATGAAGAAGAGGCCGAGTACAAGGATTTTCTTAGGCTAAAGCATGTCGAGGGGTACCATGAGCTGTCCAGCAAGACCAGGCTGTATTTCTCATCAATTGTTTCCATTTGGGACGCTGAATTTTATGTTAAGGTTGATGATGATGTCCATGTAAATTTGG GTGCACTAGTGAATACACTTGCCCAGCACAGAGCGAAGCCAATGGTCTACATTGGATGCATGAAATCTGGTCCAGTTCTTTACAAAAA AGAGGAGAAATACTATGAGCCGGAGTTCTGGAAATTCGGGGAAGAAGGAAACAAGTATTTCAGGCATGCTACTGGCCAAATTTATGCCATTTCCAGGGGCCTTGCTGACTACATATCAGCAAATTG GCCGATATTGCATAGATACGCCAACGAGGATGTTTCACTGGGTGCATGGTTCATTGGCTTGGAAGTTGAGCACGTTAATGACCGTTCCATGTGTTGCGGGACTCCTCCTG AATGCGAATGGAAATCTAAAGCAGGAAAAACTTGTGTGGCATCATTTGACTGGCCATGCAGCGGAATTTGCAAGTCAGTAGAGCGGATGAAATTCATTCACAATATCTGCGGAGAAGGTGATGCAGCTGTGTGGAATGTTGCTTTGTAA
- the LOC108204783 gene encoding conserved oligomeric Golgi complex subunit 6: MTTVLAPGLSRKLKKVLETRTDTPDLLASLNTLSSFYTDNSPVARRNLRSTIENRALDINRDFLLASSTAQQALDRVEEEINAITECCDNISKALSSCNATTGDIISTTERLKHDLEITTQRQEIVESFLRDYQLSSEEINALREEELTENFFKALSHVQEIHANCKVLLRTHHQRAGLELMDMMAVHQEGAYERLCRWVQNECRRLGDTDNPEVGDLLKNAVRCLKERPVLFKYCAEEVANMRHNALFRRFISALTRGGPGGMPRPIEVHAHDPLRYVGDMLGWLHQALASERELVFVLLDPDAVVDTGPTARRFSTKSDSESGKTELDLTFVLDRIFEGVCRPFKVRVEQVLQSQPNLIISYKLSNTLEFYSYTISDLLGRETALCDTVWALKDAAQKTYFDILKTRGEKLIRYPPLVSVDLSPPPAVREGVSILLEIIEIHDSMMVPASATKPDFDPVISALLDPIIKMCEQAAEAHKSKGSIQSSRRSKTSADQGQFSKSSVDAMLVHSRSAHSYQTTETPSKIFLINCLCAIQQPLLRHDIASKYAMKLGGMIDNHLRDLVGKEVDAILSRCGLSEKMLRIRNSLKSESLPLAETEETSPAYVSESLKAFFGLVLGSETSLPEFEQMQVPKLRSEACVQLAKLLAEAYELVYEAIMDPKNRYPEPKSLARHPPDQIRTILGI; the protein is encoded by the exons ATGACGACGGTGTTAGCGCCGGGACTATCAAGGAAGCTGAAGAAAGTGCTGGAAACTCGCACTGACACGCCGGATCTACTTGCGTCTCTCAACACTCTCTCCTCCTTTTACACCGACAATTCTCCCGTCGCTCGCCGAAATCTCCGATCTACTATCGAAAATCGTGCTCTCGATATCAATCGTGACTTCCTCCTCGCCTCCTCCACCGCTCAACAG GCTTTGGACCGGGTGGAGGAAGAGATTAATGCTATTACCGAGTGTTGTGATAA TATTTCAAAGGCTTTAAGCAGTTGTAATGCGACAACTGGAGATATTATTAGCACCACTGAAAGGCTCAAACATGACCTTGAAATCACTACGCAGAGGCAAGAGATCGTGGAAAGCTTTCTACGTGATTATCAGCTTTCCAGCGAGGAG ATAAATGCACTAAGGGAAGAAGAGTTAACCGAGAATTTTTTTAAGGCGCTTTCTCATGTCCAAGAGATCCATGCGAACTGCAAAGTACTGCTCAGAACACATCACCAG CGTGCAGGTTTGGAGCTTATGGATATGATGGCAGTGCACCAAGAAGGAGCCTATGAACGTCTTTGCAG GTGGGTTCAGAATGAATGTCGGAGATTGGGTGACACTGACAATCCTGAAGTTGGCGACCTTTTGAAAAATGCTGTCCGTTGCCTCAAAGAGAGGCCTGTGCTTTTCAAATATTGTGCGGAAGAG GTAGCAAATATGAGACACAATGCATTGTTCAGAAGATTTATAAGTGCCCTTACACGTGGAGGACCTGGCGGAATGCCCAGGCCAATCGAAGTGCATGCTCATGATCCCTTAAGATATGTAGGCGACATGCTTGGTTGGCTTCATCAG GCCTTGGCATCAGAAAGAGAATTAGTCTTTGTATTGCTGGATCCTGATGCAGTAGTTGATACTGGACCAACTGCAAGGCGATTTTCTACCAAGTCAGACTCTGAGTCAGGAAAGACAGAACTTGATTTGACATTCGTACTAGACAGGATATTTGAAGGAGTTTGTCGGCCTTTTAAAGTGAGAGTTGAACAAGTTCTTCAGTCTCAGCCAAATCTTATAATTTCGTATAAACTCAGTAATACACTGGAGTTCTACAGCTATACT ATATCTGACCTACTAGGTAGAGAGACAGCTCTGTGTGATACTGTATGGGCACTCAAGGATGCTGcacaaaaaacatattttgacATACTAAAAACTCGAGGAGAGAAACTTATCAGATACCCTCCCCTAGTTTCTGTTGATCTTTCTCCACCACCTGCAGTTAGGGAAGGTGTATCTATTTTGCTtgaaataattgaaatacaTGACAGCATGATGGTTCCTGCATCAGCAACGAAACCTGACTTCGATCCAGTAATATCTGCTTTGCTGGATCCTATTATTAAG ATGTGTGAGCAAGCGGCCGAGGCACACAAATCCAAGGGTTCCATTCAGTCATCAAGACGAAGTAAAACAAGTGCTGATCAGGGTCAATTCAGTAAATCTTCTGTTGATGCAATGTTGGTACATAGTAGATCTGCCCATTCATACCAG ACCACGGAAACACCTTCCAAGATCTTCCTCATCAACTGCTTATGTGCCATCCAACAGCCATTGTTAAGACACGATATTGCATCCAAATACGCAATGAAGCTTGGAGGGATGATAGATAATCACCTGCGTGATCTTGTAGGAAAAGAAGTTGATGCCATTTTAAGTAGATGTGGTTTGTCAGAGAAGATGCTTCGCATTCGTAATTCTTTAAAATCCGAGTCATTGCCATTGGCCGAGACAGAGGAGACATCGCCTGCCTATGTTTCAGAGTCCTTGAAAGCTTTCTTTGGGCTCGTTTTGGGAAGCGAAACTTCGTTACCAGAATTTGAACAAATGCAAGTTCCAAAGCTGAGATCAGAAGCTTGTGTCCAGTTGGCCAAATTGCTGGCTGAAGCTTACGAGCTTGTTTACGAGGCAATCATGGATCCCAAGAATCGATACCCAGAACCCAAGTCACTGGCGAGGCATCCTCCTGACCAGATAAGGACCATTTTAGGAATATGA
- the LOC108208514 gene encoding protein NRT1/ PTR FAMILY 4.4-like, which produces MMNGEGTMKNLEEESIDWRGRPSKSNKHGGMSAAVFVLGLQAFEMMAIAAVGNNLITYVFNDMHYPLSKAANIVTNFVGTVFLLSLLGGFLSDSYLGSFATMLIFGFVELSGFILLSVQAHFPQLKPPKCNMLSSSASAECAEAKGYKALIFFVALYLVALGSGCLKPNIISLGADQFTKQDSKQSRKLSSYFNCAYFAFCMGELIALTVLVWVQTHSGMDVGFGVSAAAMTVGLICLVSGTSLYRNNRPRGSIFTPIAQVFVAAITKRKQVCPSNADLLHGSKTIVLQRVSASSPATSTLLHTEKFRFLDKACIKTEDGNEMKESPWKLCTVSQVEQVKILISVVPIFACTIIFNTILAQLQTFSVQQGSTMNKRLTKNFQIPPASLQAIPYIMLIFLVPLYETVFVPMARRITGRDSGITSLQRVGIGLFIATFSMVSAAIVENKRRKSALMNETLTIFWIAPQFLIFGLSEMFTAVGLIEFFYSQSLEGMQSFLTAMTYCSYSFGFYLSSLLVSLVNKITSGSSGGGWLSGNDLNTDKLDHFYWLLAALSFVNFFNYLFWSRWYSYNPSLSLTSPPNQPYAVQESSKNCIETKLANLP; this is translated from the exons ATGATGAATGGAGAAGGTACGATGAAGAATTTGGAAGAAGAATCGATTGACTGGAGAGGAAGACCCTCCAAGTCTAACAAACATGGTGGCATGTCAGCTGCTGTTTTTGTTCTTG GGTTACAGGCATTTGAGATGATGGCAATTGCTGCTGTTGGGAACAATCTCATAACCTACGTTTTCAATGACATGCACTATCCCTTATCCAAGGCTGCCAATATTGTCACAAACTTCGTCGGAACCGTTTTTCTGCTCTCCCTCCTTGGTGGCTTCCTTTCTGATTCTTATCTTGGGAGTTTTGCCACTATGCTCATCTTTGGATTCGTCGAGCTTTCA GGTTTTATATTACTCTCGGTGCAAGCTCACTTTCCACAACTGAAGCCACCTAAGTGCAATATGCTATCATCAAGCGCATCAGCTGAGTGCGCGGAAGCAAAGGGCTACAAGGCTTTAATATTCTTCGTGGCCTTATATTTGGTAGCTTTAGGAAGTGGATGTTTGAAACCGAACATAATCTCACTTGGAGCTGATCAATTCACAAAACAGGACTCCAAGCAGTCCAGAAAGCTTTCCTCATACTTCAATTGTGCCTATTTTGCCTTCTGCATGGGCGAGCTTATTGCCCTTACGGTCCTCGTTTGGGTTCAGACACATTCGGGCATGGACGTTGGTTTTGGAGTCTCCGCGGCTGCCATGACTGTCGGACTCATTTGCCTCGTATCAGGAACTTCTCTTTACAGAAACAATAGGCCTCGAGGAAGCATTTTCACACCAATTGCACAA GTTTTTGTAGCTGCAATCACAAAGAGAAAGCAGGTATGCCCTTCCAATGCGGATTTGCTCCATGGAAGCAAAACCATCGTGCTCCAACGCGTTTCTGCCTCATCTCCAGCCACCAGCACTCTTCTGCATACAGAAAAGTTCAG GTTCTTAGACAAGGCCTGCATCAAAACTGAAGATGGAAATGAGATGAAGGAAAGTCCGTGGAAATTATGCACCGTGTCACAAGTTGAACAAGTGAAGATACTTATTTCAGTTGTTCCGATATTTGCCTGCACCATCATCTTCAACACGATTCTGGCTCAACTGCAGACATTCTCAGTCCAACAAGGAAGTACCATGAACAAACGTCTCACCAAAAACTTCCAAATCCCCCCTGCATCTCTTCAAGCCATTCCGTATATTATGCTCATCTTTCTTGTGCCTCTTTATGAGACTGTTTTTGTTCCAATGGCACGACGAATAACAGGAAGAGACTCTGGAATAACTTCTCTACAGAGAGTTGGGATCGGACTATTTATAGCCACTTTCTCAATGGTCTCAGCTGCAATAGTAGAGAACAAGAGACGAAAATCTGCATTGATGAATGAAACTCTAACCATCTTTTGGATTGCCCCACAGTTTCTTATTTTCGGTTTATCTGAGATGTTCACAGCAGTTGGCCTCATTGAGTTCTTCTACAGCCAGTCTTTGGAAGGAATGCAATCATTTCTAACAGCCATGACATACTGCTCGTACTCATTCGGGTTCTATTTGAGCTCTCTTTTAGTCTCCTTGGTGAATAAGATAACGTCAGGCTCCTCTGGTGGTGGATGGCTCAGTGGCAATGATCTTAACACAGATAAGTTGGACCATTTCTACTGGCTTCTAGCTGCTCTGAGCTTCGTAAACTTCTTCAACTATCTGTTCTGGTCGCGATGGTACTCCTACAATCCGTCGTTGTCCCTCACCAGTCCTCCCAATCAACCTTATGCAGTACAAGAATCCAGTAAGAACTGTATCGAAACAAAACTGGCTAATTTACCATGA
- the LOC108194555 gene encoding GDSL esterase/lipase At1g71250 isoform X2 produces MVSNYELIMLLVLFLRCSIHDSFVEASEVPAMFVFGDSIVDTGNNNFINSIAKANYYPYGCDSISGLPTGRFCNGRTVVDFMGEMLGIPAPPPFADPATTGDRLSGGVSYASAASGILEDTGKHYIERFTLSQQVVNFQTTLDQLRILMTPEDLTKYLANSFTVMVFGSNDYINNYLMPSMYPSSFRYSPPDFANLLLDRYARQIVALHSAGLRKFYLAGVPPLGCIPSQLAIGQPPPGKCVDYVNQILGTFNEGLRSLAISLNRDHPGAVFVYGNIYGVVGDMIYNPSKYGLSVVSRGCCGSGRNQGQLTCMPFQPPCYNRNSHLFWDAYHTTEAANYVIAQRAYSGPPSDCFPMNIQQMASIKI; encoded by the exons ATGGTTTCGAACTATGAGTTGATAATGTTGCTGGTGCTGTTTCTCCGCTGCTCGATCCATGATTCATTTGTAGAAGCTTCAGAGGTTCCAGCCATGTTTGTGTTTGGAGATTCGATTGTCGACACTGGCAACAACAATTTTATCAATTCTATTGCTAAAGCAAATTACTATCCATATGGCTGTGATTCCATCTCCGGACTTCCTACTGGCAGATTCTGTAATGGCAGAACCGTCGTCGATTTTATGG GAGAGATGCTGGGAATCCCAGCGCCTCCTCCCTTTGCAGATCCAGCAACAACCGGGGACAGACTCAGTGGAGGAGTCAGTTACGCTTCAGCAGCCTCAGGCATCCTGGAAGATACAGGAAAACACTAT ATAGAACGATTCACGTTGAGCCAACAAGTAGTGAATTTTCAGACTACACTAGACCAACTTCGAATACTGATGACACCAGAAGACCTCACTAAATACCTTGCAAACTCTTTCACAGTTATGGTGTTTGGTAGCAACGACTACATCAACAATTACCTCATGCCTTCCATGTATCCTTCCAGCTTTCGATACTCACCCCCTGACTTCGCCAACCTTCTCCTTGACCGCTATGCTCGGCAAATTGTT GCACTGCATAGTGCAGGCTTACGAAAATTCTACCTAGCAGGAGTCCCTCCTCTTGGATGCATCCCTAGCCAACTGGCCATAGGCCAACCTCCACCAGGAAAGTGTGTGGACTATGTAAATCAGATTCTTGGTACATTCAACGAGGGGCTACGTTCACTAGCCATCTCATTGAACAGAGATCACCCTGGAGCAGTTTTTGTATATGGCAACATTTATGGTGTAGTTGGTGACATGATTTATAATCCAAGTAAATACG GATTAAGTGTTGTAAGTAGAGGCTGTTGCGGATCAGGAAGAAATCAAGGGCAATTAACTTGTATGCCTTTTCAGCCTCCGTGTTACAACAGGAATTCACATCTGTTTTGGGATGCCTATCATACTACTGAAGCTGCTAACTATGTAATAGCTCAAAGGGCTTATAGTGGACCACCTTCAGATTGCTTCCCCATGAATATTCAACAAATGGCTTCAATCAAAATTTGA
- the LOC108194555 gene encoding GDSL esterase/lipase At1g71250 isoform X1, translating to MVSNYELIMLLVLFLRCSIHDSFVEASEVPAMFVFGDSIVDTGNNNFINSIAKANYYPYGCDSISGLPTGRFCNGRTVVDFMVAGEMLGIPAPPPFADPATTGDRLSGGVSYASAASGILEDTGKHYIERFTLSQQVVNFQTTLDQLRILMTPEDLTKYLANSFTVMVFGSNDYINNYLMPSMYPSSFRYSPPDFANLLLDRYARQIVALHSAGLRKFYLAGVPPLGCIPSQLAIGQPPPGKCVDYVNQILGTFNEGLRSLAISLNRDHPGAVFVYGNIYGVVGDMIYNPSKYGLSVVSRGCCGSGRNQGQLTCMPFQPPCYNRNSHLFWDAYHTTEAANYVIAQRAYSGPPSDCFPMNIQQMASIKI from the exons ATGGTTTCGAACTATGAGTTGATAATGTTGCTGGTGCTGTTTCTCCGCTGCTCGATCCATGATTCATTTGTAGAAGCTTCAGAGGTTCCAGCCATGTTTGTGTTTGGAGATTCGATTGTCGACACTGGCAACAACAATTTTATCAATTCTATTGCTAAAGCAAATTACTATCCATATGGCTGTGATTCCATCTCCGGACTTCCTACTGGCAGATTCTGTAATGGCAGAACCGTCGTCGATTTTATGG TTGCAGGAGAGATGCTGGGAATCCCAGCGCCTCCTCCCTTTGCAGATCCAGCAACAACCGGGGACAGACTCAGTGGAGGAGTCAGTTACGCTTCAGCAGCCTCAGGCATCCTGGAAGATACAGGAAAACACTAT ATAGAACGATTCACGTTGAGCCAACAAGTAGTGAATTTTCAGACTACACTAGACCAACTTCGAATACTGATGACACCAGAAGACCTCACTAAATACCTTGCAAACTCTTTCACAGTTATGGTGTTTGGTAGCAACGACTACATCAACAATTACCTCATGCCTTCCATGTATCCTTCCAGCTTTCGATACTCACCCCCTGACTTCGCCAACCTTCTCCTTGACCGCTATGCTCGGCAAATTGTT GCACTGCATAGTGCAGGCTTACGAAAATTCTACCTAGCAGGAGTCCCTCCTCTTGGATGCATCCCTAGCCAACTGGCCATAGGCCAACCTCCACCAGGAAAGTGTGTGGACTATGTAAATCAGATTCTTGGTACATTCAACGAGGGGCTACGTTCACTAGCCATCTCATTGAACAGAGATCACCCTGGAGCAGTTTTTGTATATGGCAACATTTATGGTGTAGTTGGTGACATGATTTATAATCCAAGTAAATACG GATTAAGTGTTGTAAGTAGAGGCTGTTGCGGATCAGGAAGAAATCAAGGGCAATTAACTTGTATGCCTTTTCAGCCTCCGTGTTACAACAGGAATTCACATCTGTTTTGGGATGCCTATCATACTACTGAAGCTGCTAACTATGTAATAGCTCAAAGGGCTTATAGTGGACCACCTTCAGATTGCTTCCCCATGAATATTCAACAAATGGCTTCAATCAAAATTTGA